In Amycolatopsis sp. EV170708-02-1, the following are encoded in one genomic region:
- a CDS encoding fibronectin type III domain-containing protein — translation MIRAGKGTAGARWRARAPIALIVAGCVAVVGIAVGGAAKPLPGLDLVQTGHWIYNSALGKAFHIDGSGKRADAEVSVPGADKDSQVVQGPTQGYVVGPSKNIEFGKSTLSVEGSHPAPAAERPVTLEVRGGPYAVYREAGTVSRFGDRAVTVKAGGPLGTPVATPDGRLWLHRLDTGLLCELAPGSERLSCPFVIPQGHKGSLTVVGDAAMFVDTTDDTARTVAVTGLGDLVKLGVEVPETAVAASNDVEGKVAILDPQGARLHLVDAGPQAKTAPVTVGLPPGDYAGVAASRTAVAVVDRTSKTLRTFDRDGRERDRKPIPGEGGRPPVRGQDSKVYVDGVDGAHVLVVEHDGAVNEVPVTGAPDPAKDPKPVAPPPQNPPDTRGPVTPPQPPPAPSGKPDRPVAPQTTKPPPVAASPPGAPRSVTATPGNASATVRWNAAAANGAAVTGYRVTWSGGERTVGGGARTASITGLANGASYVFTVAAINRAGTGPGASSAPVTPAVPKPPSAPGNVAAQPQGNGGALITWTPATANGSPITGYRIYWCPDSEGINQPHDPPDCGEATVPASARQYVADFLLVGTELRFYVEATSAAGNGPAGDDPTTPKGRPDIEVTQRNGMVRLVARTITESANWNATLPVVVTGPGGFRKELTIKLTGQHNTGTDLLRYPGAKGDEVTVTLQPKVYSEISKTITWK, via the coding sequence GTGATCCGTGCAGGTAAGGGGACCGCCGGGGCGCGCTGGCGGGCAAGGGCTCCGATCGCGTTGATCGTCGCGGGCTGTGTCGCGGTGGTCGGCATCGCCGTGGGGGGTGCCGCGAAACCGCTGCCCGGCCTGGATCTGGTCCAGACCGGCCACTGGATCTACAACTCGGCGCTCGGCAAGGCGTTCCACATCGACGGGTCGGGCAAGCGGGCGGACGCCGAAGTGAGCGTCCCCGGCGCCGACAAGGACAGCCAGGTCGTGCAGGGTCCGACGCAGGGATACGTCGTCGGCCCTTCGAAGAACATCGAGTTCGGCAAATCGACGCTGTCGGTCGAAGGCAGCCACCCCGCGCCTGCCGCCGAACGTCCGGTGACCCTCGAAGTCCGGGGCGGGCCGTACGCCGTCTACCGCGAGGCCGGGACTGTGAGCCGCTTCGGCGACCGCGCGGTCACCGTCAAGGCCGGAGGGCCGCTGGGGACTCCGGTCGCGACCCCGGACGGGCGGCTTTGGCTGCACCGGCTCGACACCGGGCTGTTGTGCGAACTGGCTCCCGGTTCGGAGCGGCTGTCCTGCCCGTTCGTGATTCCCCAGGGGCACAAGGGTTCCCTCACCGTCGTCGGCGACGCCGCGATGTTCGTGGACACCACCGACGACACCGCGCGGACGGTCGCCGTCACCGGCCTCGGCGATCTGGTGAAGCTCGGCGTCGAGGTCCCGGAGACCGCGGTCGCGGCGTCGAACGACGTCGAGGGCAAGGTGGCGATCCTCGACCCGCAGGGCGCGCGGCTGCATCTGGTGGACGCCGGGCCGCAGGCCAAGACCGCCCCGGTGACCGTCGGCCTTCCGCCGGGTGATTACGCGGGCGTCGCCGCCTCGCGGACCGCCGTCGCGGTGGTCGACCGCACCAGCAAGACACTGCGCACCTTCGACCGCGACGGCCGGGAGCGGGACAGGAAACCGATCCCCGGCGAGGGCGGCAGGCCCCCGGTGCGCGGCCAGGACTCCAAGGTCTACGTCGACGGGGTGGACGGTGCCCATGTGCTGGTGGTGGAGCACGACGGCGCGGTGAACGAGGTCCCGGTGACCGGCGCTCCCGATCCCGCCAAGGACCCGAAACCGGTGGCTCCGCCGCCCCAGAACCCTCCGGACACGCGGGGACCCGTCACACCGCCCCAGCCGCCGCCCGCGCCGTCCGGGAAGCCGGACCGGCCCGTCGCGCCGCAGACGACGAAGCCACCGCCCGTCGCGGCGAGCCCGCCGGGCGCGCCGCGGTCGGTGACGGCCACGCCGGGCAACGCCTCCGCGACCGTGCGGTGGAACGCCGCGGCCGCGAACGGCGCCGCCGTGACCGGCTACCGGGTGACCTGGTCCGGCGGCGAGAGGACGGTCGGCGGCGGCGCGCGGACGGCCTCGATCACCGGGCTGGCCAACGGTGCCTCGTATGTCTTCACCGTCGCCGCGATCAACCGCGCGGGAACGGGGCCCGGTGCCAGTTCCGCTCCGGTGACCCCGGCGGTGCCGAAGCCGCCGAGCGCCCCCGGGAACGTCGCCGCGCAACCGCAGGGCAACGGCGGCGCGCTCATCACCTGGACGCCCGCGACGGCGAACGGCTCGCCGATCACCGGCTACCGGATCTACTGGTGCCCGGACAGCGAAGGCATCAACCAGCCGCATGATCCGCCGGATTGCGGCGAGGCGACCGTCCCGGCGTCGGCACGGCAGTACGTGGCCGATTTCCTGTTGGTGGGCACTGAACTCCGGTTCTACGTCGAGGCGACGAGCGCCGCGGGCAACGGCCCGGCGGGGGACGATCCGACGACGCCGAAGGGGCGGCCGGACATCGAGGTGACGCAGCGGAACGGGATGGTGCGGCTGGTGGCCAGGACGATCACCGAGAGCGCGAACTGGAACGCCACGCTCCCCGTCGTCGTCACCGGGCCCGGCGGCTTTCGCAAGGAGCTCACGATCAAGCTCACCGGCCAGCACAACACCGGCACGGATCTCCTCCGCTATCCCGGTGCCAAGGGGGACGAGGTCACCGTCACGCTGCAACCGAAGGTCTACAGCGAGATATCGAAGACGATCACCTGGAAATGA
- a CDS encoding sensor histidine kinase KdpD, protein MTDTDTETSTGRLRRLRGLLTLLFTAMNALGLVVLAWLLIEADADQGRQRLDSDVRQVSATLARLIAADGGAIVTAYIGTDTVNQQCPQFAVLPGTAPHFEPYRGERECVPVDDGLLNRLAAEATGTNRSKTGYERTAAGRSVYVAADPIKDTSQQIVGAVVVVADAEAVGERHDEWTLLVIGGCVLLVLGLGAAGYFIAGRAMRPATAALEQQKSLLDGVSQLLDGVVHDLKTPVAGLRALAETASRNPAAQAEMLPRTIRLASMMGDIIDLWPSRARVTAGVEKPAMEPLMLDQLVEILVEDMPAGGARISVTSVPTRVEGDATLLRRAIANLIGNALNHGRAPGEEADIQVTVLDGRVIIADRGPGVDPDGAAELFERFVSGGGSTGIGLAVVKWVADIHGGTLRIYNRDEGGAIFELALPMGDR, encoded by the coding sequence GTGACGGACACCGACACCGAGACCTCGACCGGGCGGCTGCGGCGGCTCCGCGGTCTGCTGACGCTGTTGTTCACCGCGATGAACGCGCTCGGCCTGGTGGTGCTGGCGTGGCTGCTGATCGAGGCGGACGCCGATCAGGGCAGGCAGCGGCTCGACAGCGACGTCCGCCAGGTCTCCGCGACGCTGGCCAGGCTCATCGCGGCGGACGGCGGGGCGATCGTCACCGCCTACATCGGCACCGACACCGTGAACCAGCAGTGCCCGCAGTTCGCCGTCCTGCCCGGTACCGCGCCGCACTTCGAGCCCTACCGGGGTGAACGCGAGTGCGTCCCCGTCGACGACGGGCTGCTGAACCGGCTCGCGGCCGAGGCCACCGGCACGAACCGCTCGAAGACCGGCTACGAGAGGACGGCCGCCGGGCGGTCCGTCTACGTCGCCGCCGATCCGATCAAGGACACCTCGCAGCAGATCGTCGGCGCCGTCGTCGTGGTGGCCGACGCCGAGGCCGTCGGCGAGCGGCACGACGAGTGGACGCTGCTGGTGATCGGCGGCTGCGTGCTCCTGGTGCTCGGGCTCGGCGCCGCCGGGTATTTCATCGCGGGCCGCGCCATGCGCCCGGCGACCGCGGCGTTGGAACAGCAGAAGTCGTTGCTGGACGGGGTTTCCCAGCTCCTCGACGGAGTCGTGCACGATCTGAAGACGCCGGTGGCCGGTTTGCGTGCGCTGGCCGAGACGGCGTCGCGGAACCCGGCGGCGCAGGCCGAGATGTTGCCGAGGACCATCCGGCTCGCCTCGATGATGGGCGACATCATCGACCTCTGGCCGAGCCGTGCCCGGGTCACCGCCGGGGTCGAGAAGCCGGCCATGGAGCCGTTGATGCTCGATCAACTGGTCGAGATCCTCGTCGAGGACATGCCCGCCGGCGGCGCCCGGATCTCGGTCACGTCCGTGCCGACCCGCGTCGAGGGCGACGCGACATTGCTGCGGCGCGCGATCGCGAACCTGATCGGGAACGCGCTGAACCACGGCCGCGCGCCCGGCGAAGAGGCCGACATCCAGGTCACCGTGCTCGACGGCAGGGTGATCATCGCCGACCGCGGTCCCGGCGTCGATCCGGACGGGGCGGCGGAACTGTTCGAACGCTTCGTCAGCGGCGGCGGATCGACCGGGATCGGCCTCGCCGTCGTCAAGTGGGTCGCCGACATCCATGGCGGCACGCTGCGTATCTACAACCGCGACGAGGGCGGGGCGATCTTCGAGCTCGCCCTGCCCATGGGGGACCGGTGA
- a CDS encoding response regulator transcription factor — MPMNARVLVVEDDEDIRMAVSAELRAASFTVDAAGSLAAAAEALEATGGVHDCAVFDRMLPDGDAIGFVDERRRRGWAVPVLFLTALDSSSARIEGFEHGGDDYLVKPFVMAELLARVTNLCRRRGARPPVLRHADLEVDFARCEVRRGGVLLSLSNREFAILEYLATRPGMTVSRADLVEHCWDLENEPVANVVDAVVKRLRRKLGEPDPVETVRGVGFRLS; from the coding sequence ATGCCGATGAACGCGAGGGTGCTGGTCGTCGAGGACGACGAAGACATCCGGATGGCCGTGTCCGCCGAGTTGCGCGCCGCCTCGTTCACCGTGGACGCCGCCGGTTCGCTGGCGGCCGCGGCCGAAGCACTCGAAGCGACCGGTGGGGTGCACGACTGCGCGGTCTTCGACCGGATGCTGCCCGACGGCGACGCCATCGGCTTCGTCGACGAGCGCAGGCGGCGGGGCTGGGCCGTGCCGGTGCTGTTCCTGACCGCGCTGGATTCGAGCAGCGCCCGGATCGAGGGATTCGAACACGGCGGGGACGACTACCTGGTCAAACCCTTCGTGATGGCGGAGCTGCTGGCGCGCGTGACGAACCTGTGCCGTCGCCGGGGTGCCAGGCCGCCGGTGTTGCGCCACGCCGACCTCGAAGTCGATTTCGCGCGCTGCGAGGTCCGCCGGGGCGGTGTGCTGCTCTCCCTGAGCAACCGCGAGTTCGCGATCCTCGAATACCTCGCGACCCGCCCCGGGATGACGGTGTCCCGGGCGGATCTCGTCGAGCACTGCTGGGATCTCGAAAACGAACCCGTGGCCAACGTCGTCGACGCCGTCGTCAAACGGCTGCGCCGCAAACTGGGCGAGCCCGATCCGGTGGAGACGGTCCGCGGAGTCGGGTTCCGGCTCTCGTGA
- a CDS encoding response regulator transcription factor — protein sequence MRILVIEDDEALRSSVHSSLRSAGFAVDAVGDLRPADEALFVNAYDCVVFDRMLPSGDALDYVERKRGTGWTTPVLFLTALGDPDQRVAGLRRGGDDYLEKPFAIAEMVARVRSLCRRGRVPLPSVLRAADLELDTGRHEVRRGGVLLSLTRTEFAVLRCLLENAGRPVSRDQLIRAGWDEVADPTSNVLDVLLTNLRRKLLKPPLITTVPRAGYRIG from the coding sequence GTGCGGATCCTGGTCATCGAAGACGACGAAGCCCTCCGGTCGTCCGTGCACTCGTCCCTGCGTTCCGCCGGGTTCGCCGTGGACGCCGTCGGCGATCTCCGCCCCGCGGACGAAGCCCTGTTCGTCAACGCCTACGACTGTGTGGTGTTCGACCGGATGCTCCCCAGCGGGGACGCGCTGGACTACGTCGAACGGAAACGCGGCACCGGCTGGACCACCCCGGTGCTGTTCCTGACCGCGCTGGGCGATCCCGATCAACGCGTCGCCGGCTTGCGGCGCGGCGGCGACGACTACCTCGAAAAGCCCTTCGCCATCGCGGAAATGGTGGCGCGAGTGCGCAGCCTCTGCCGCCGAGGCCGGGTCCCGCTGCCGTCGGTGCTGCGGGCCGCGGACCTCGAACTGGACACCGGCAGGCACGAGGTCCGGCGCGGCGGCGTCCTGCTGAGCCTGACCCGCACGGAATTCGCCGTGCTGCGATGCCTGCTGGAGAACGCCGGCAGGCCGGTTTCCCGTGATCAGCTCATCAGGGCGGGCTGGGACGAGGTGGCCGATCCGACGTCCAACGTTCTCGACGTCCTGCTGACGAATCTCCGGCGGAAGCTGCTGAAACCGCCGCTGATCACCACGGTGCCGAGAGCCGGCTACCGCATCGGCTGA
- a CDS encoding AfsR/SARP family transcriptional regulator, producing the protein MLFQLLGPIEVNAPGHPRLAIKPGKPATVLTALVLERGKWVDVDRLIDAAWYGRTAPASARGNLKSYICGLRRALAPAADRARIESRPGAYRIVVDHNETDIHHVGRNSAEGRDALGDGDYERAAKLLTDALDLWRGTPFEGLRSLDALAEVARLERLHVQIREDLAEASHALGRHLDAISLLHGLIAEDPLREHAWARLVLVLNETGQRSEALATFRRARAIIVRELGVEPGAALTDAHRTVLLGRETGFRAAA; encoded by the coding sequence ATGCTCTTCCAGCTCCTCGGACCGATCGAGGTCAACGCACCCGGCCACCCACGACTCGCGATCAAGCCGGGCAAGCCGGCCACCGTGCTGACCGCGCTGGTGCTCGAACGCGGCAAGTGGGTCGACGTGGACCGGCTGATCGACGCGGCCTGGTATGGCCGGACCGCTCCGGCGTCGGCCAGGGGCAACCTGAAGTCCTACATCTGCGGACTGCGCCGCGCACTGGCGCCCGCGGCGGACCGCGCCCGCATAGAGAGCAGGCCCGGCGCGTATCGGATCGTCGTCGACCACAACGAGACCGACATCCACCATGTCGGCCGCAACTCCGCGGAGGGCCGCGACGCCCTCGGCGACGGCGACTACGAGCGGGCGGCCAAGCTGCTCACCGACGCGCTGGATCTGTGGCGCGGCACGCCGTTCGAGGGCCTGCGATCCCTGGACGCCCTCGCCGAAGTCGCCCGGCTGGAACGCCTTCACGTACAGATACGCGAAGACCTGGCCGAAGCAAGCCACGCGCTCGGCAGGCACCTCGACGCGATCTCCCTCCTGCACGGTTTGATCGCCGAAGATCCCTTGCGGGAGCACGCTTGGGCACGGCTGGTCCTGGTGCTGAACGAAACCGGTCAGCGCAGCGAAGCGCTCGCCACGTTCCGCCGGGCCCGCGCGATCATCGTGCGGGAACTCGGCGTCGAACCGGGAGCCGCCCTCACCGATGCCCACCGGACCGTGTTGCTGGGCCGCGAAACCGGGTTTCGTGCGGCCGCCTGA